GCCATCGCGGCTCACGTCGACCACGGGAAGACGACGCTGACAGACAACCTGCTCGCCGGTGCGGGCATGATCTCCGACGACACGGCCGGCCAGCAGCTCGCCATGGACACGGAGGAAGACGAGCAGGAACGTGGCATCACCATCGACGCGGCCAACGTCTCGATGACCCACGAGTACGAGGACACCAACCACCTCATCAACCTCATCGACACGCCTGGCCACGTCGACTTCGGTGGCGACGTGACCCGTGCGATGCGTGCCGTCGACGGTGCGCTCGTCGTCGTCGACGCCGTCGAGGGCGCGATGCCCCAGACCGAGACGGTGCTTCGCCAGGCGCTGCGCGAGGGCGTCAAGCCGACCCTCTTCATCAACAAGGTCGACCGCCTCATCTCCGAACTGCAGGAAGGGCCCGAAGAGATGCAAAAGCGGCTCCTCTCGGTCATCAGCGACGTCAACGACCTCATCCGCGGCATGACCGAGGAGATGGACGACATCGACGACTGGACCGTCTCCGTCGAGGAGGGGACCGTCGGCTTCGGTTCGGCGCTGTACAAGTGGGGCGTCTCGATGCCCTCGATGCAGCGCACCGGGATGGACTTCGGCGACATCATGGAACTGGAGCGCGCCGACAAGCGCCAGGAACTCCACGAGCGGACGCCGCTGTCGAACGTCGTGCTCGACATGGTCTGTGAGCACTTCCCGAACCCCAACGCCGCCCAACCGATGCGTATCCCGCGCATCTGGCGCGGCGACGACACCTCCGAACTCGCCGAGCAGATGCGCCTGGTCGACGAGGACGGCGAGGTCGTCCTGATGGTCACCGACATCGGTATCGACCCCCACGCCGGCGAGATCGCCGCCGGGCGTGTCTTCTCCGGGACGCTGGAGAAGGGCCAGGAACTGTACGTCTCCGGGACCGCGGGCAAGAACCGCATCCAGAGCGTCGGCATCTACATGGGCGGCGAGCGCGAGGAAGTCGAAGAGGTTCCCGCCGGGAACATCGCCGCCGTCACCGGTCTGAAAGACGCCATCGCCGGCTCCACCGTCTCCAGTGTCGAGATGACGCCCTTCGAGTCCATCGAGCACATCTCGGAGCCGGTCATCACGAAATCCGTCGAGGCCCAGAACATGGACGACCTGCCGAAGCTCATCAAGACGCTCCAGCAGGTCGCGAAGGAGGACCCGACCATCCAGGTCGAGATCAACGAGGACACCGGCGAGCACCTCATCTCCGGCCAGGGTGAGCTCCACCTGGAGGTCATCGGCCAGCGTATCGAGCGCAACCAGGGCATCCCCATCAACACCGGTGAGCCCATCGTCGTCTACCGCGAGGCCCCGCAGCAGGAGTCCCGCGAGGTCGAGGGCATCTCACCGAACCGCCACAACCGGTTCTACATCTCCGTCCACCCGCTCGCCGAGGACATCGTCGAGACCATCAAGATGGGCGAAGCGTCGATGGACATGCCGGAACTCGAGCGCCGTGAGGCGCTGCAGGAGGCCGGCCTCGACAAGGACACGTCCCAGAACGTCGAGCACATCCACGGCACCAACATCCTCATCGACGACACGAAGGGGATTCAGCACCTCAACGAGACGATGGAACTCGTCATCGAGGGGCTCGAGGAAGCCCTCGACGAGGGGCCGCTGGCGAAGGAGCCGGTTCAGGGCTCGCTCCTGCGTCTCCACGACGCCCGCCTCCACGAGGACGCCATCCACCGCGGTCCGGCCCAGGTCATCCCCGCGGTCCGGAACGCGGTCCACAACGCGCTCATCGACGCGCGTATCAAGCTGCTCGAGCCGATTCAGCAGGTCCGCATCGACGTGCCCAACGACCACATGGGCGCCGCGTCCGGTGAGATCCAGGGTCGCCGTGGCCGCGTCGACGACATGTACCAGGAAGGCGACCTGATGGTCGTCGAGGGCATCGCCCCCGTCGACGAGATGATCGGCTTCTCCTCGGACATCCGCTCCGCGACGGAGGGTCGTGCCTCCTGGAACACGGAGAACGCCGGTTTCCAGGTCATGGCCGACAACCTCCAGCCGGAGAAGATCACCGAGATCCGCGAGCGCAAGGGCATGAAGCTCGAACTGCCCGAGGCCATCGACTACTTCTAGAACCCACTTTTTGCTGCGTCGCGTTCGAGTCGCGCCTTCGGCGCGCTCGAACCTCTCTGCTCACGGGCGTGCAGCGCCCGTTCGCATAGTCAGCGGGACCGAAAGTCCCGCTCGACTTGCAAAAACTTGGAGAAAAGGCGGGACCTCGCTTCGCTCGGTCCCGTGAAACCGCGCCTCACTTCGTTCGGCGCGGTCTGCTTGCAGTGAATTCCCCTGCGCTTGGGGTGGGCCGCCGTCGTCGCTATCTCAGGGGCGGTTTTGAGTGCATCAGACCGCCGACCGCCCCGACCCGCCCATCATCGTCGTGCAGCCCTCGGGCCGAAAGGACGGGATTCTTATAGCCACCTCTGCTGAGTATCCGACAATGAGCGGATTCACTCCACAGGAGGTGAGCGGGCGATGAGCGACTCGACCGAAGAGGTTCGTGCGTACACAGTTCGGCTCGAACTGGTCGACGAACCGGGCGAACTGCTGCGGGCGCTCGAGCCCATCGCCAACAACGGCGGGAACCTCCTCTCTATCTTCCACGAGCGGGGGAACGTCACCCCGCGTGGCCACATCCCCGTGGAGGTCGACCTGGAGGCGACGCCCGACCGGTTCGACGGCATCGTCGACGCTCTGCGCGATGCGGGCATCAACGTCATCCAGGCCGGCGCCGAGCGCTACAGCGAGGCGCTCACCATCGTCCTCTCGGGTCACCTGGTCGACACCGACCTCTCGGATACACTCTCGCACATCCAGGAGTCGACCAGCGCCACCGTCACCGACCTCTCGCTGTCCGCCCCCGAGGGAACCGAGGACGCTTCCAGCGCACGCCTCCGGCTGGCGACCGAGGAGGGCGCCGTCGAGGAGGCGCTGGCCGCGGTCCGCGAGGTGGCCACGGAGAAGGACCTGCGTCTCATCGAGCCGCTCACGGTGGGTGGTGACACATGAGGCTCGCCGTGCTGGGCGCCGGCGCCGTCGGCGGGTCGGTCGTCGACCTCGCCGCGGACTACGGCCACACCGTGACCGCCTTCGCGGACTCCCAGAGCGCCGTCGTCGACACCGACG
This DNA window, taken from Haloarcula ordinaria, encodes the following:
- a CDS encoding amino acid-binding protein; the encoded protein is MSDSTEEVRAYTVRLELVDEPGELLRALEPIANNGGNLLSIFHERGNVTPRGHIPVEVDLEATPDRFDGIVDALRDAGINVIQAGAERYSEALTIVLSGHLVDTDLSDTLSHIQESTSATVTDLSLSAPEGTEDASSARLRLATEEGAVEEALAAVREVATEKDLRLIEPLTVGGDT
- a CDS encoding elongation factor EF-2, with product MGRRKKIVQECESLMHDPENIRNIAIAAHVDHGKTTLTDNLLAGAGMISDDTAGQQLAMDTEEDEQERGITIDAANVSMTHEYEDTNHLINLIDTPGHVDFGGDVTRAMRAVDGALVVVDAVEGAMPQTETVLRQALREGVKPTLFINKVDRLISELQEGPEEMQKRLLSVISDVNDLIRGMTEEMDDIDDWTVSVEEGTVGFGSALYKWGVSMPSMQRTGMDFGDIMELERADKRQELHERTPLSNVVLDMVCEHFPNPNAAQPMRIPRIWRGDDTSELAEQMRLVDEDGEVVLMVTDIGIDPHAGEIAAGRVFSGTLEKGQELYVSGTAGKNRIQSVGIYMGGEREEVEEVPAGNIAAVTGLKDAIAGSTVSSVEMTPFESIEHISEPVITKSVEAQNMDDLPKLIKTLQQVAKEDPTIQVEINEDTGEHLISGQGELHLEVIGQRIERNQGIPINTGEPIVVYREAPQQESREVEGISPNRHNRFYISVHPLAEDIVETIKMGEASMDMPELERREALQEAGLDKDTSQNVEHIHGTNILIDDTKGIQHLNETMELVIEGLEEALDEGPLAKEPVQGSLLRLHDARLHEDAIHRGPAQVIPAVRNAVHNALIDARIKLLEPIQQVRIDVPNDHMGAASGEIQGRRGRVDDMYQEGDLMVVEGIAPVDEMIGFSSDIRSATEGRASWNTENAGFQVMADNLQPEKITEIRERKGMKLELPEAIDYF